AATGGTTGGAGGTGGGAGCAGGAGAGATGAGTCGGTGGTGATAAACAGCACGAACGTGTTCGCGGCGCTCGGGagcttgaagaagaagaagaaagacaaaGATCAAAGCCAGCAAGGTTCTTCGTCCAAGGCCAAGAAGAATgaggagaagaaagagaaggagcTAATCTGGACCCCAGCCAAGCTCAACGTCAAGTCTTGGGCAGATGTCGATGACGACGACGAAGACGATTACTACGCCACCACCGCCTCCGCCGCCGCTCCTCCCGACTCGCCCTGGGCCGCCGTTGCCGTCAAAGAAAGCGACGCTGAGCCTGTTGATGaggtaaaactttttttttttttttttctcatttcacAATtcgttttctttctttattttttttatcttctttttggtTCTGATATGTATGTGCATGTAGATTTTGGAAATGGTTTGTGGTGAGTGAGTAATTGGTGTGTTTGGATTCTTCTtcaattggtgatttttttgtttgttttgtttttctaaatttGGTTATGGTTTTGATGGTGATGCTAAAAATGACGATGCTATGTCGGAATTTGTTAAtgttttttttgctaatttcaGAAAGGGCATTATGGACAATAATGGATAAGTTTTGTAGAATTTTGACGAGGAGAGTAATCTTTCATATGGACTGGTTTTTTTGTGTTatactatttttagaaatattcaatttttttttttaataaaaaaattgtgatttaatGGTTAGATAAATTTGATGTTTGTGCGGTTTGATATGATGATTATATATGTTTTGAGGGGTTCTTCTATGGTGCTCACGATGATCAAAATTTAAGTGTTTTAATATTGGCATTTTGTTTATACTCGTGAAGGAATGGTGGAGAttaaaacacttgaaaatacGTTGTTATTATGATGGTGGGTATCATATAATTTGCTATGTTCTGAGATGGACATCTTGGGTTTTTTAGAGTGTATTTTCGCTTCCTTTTTTTCCGCTGAGAAGCGTGATGGATGAATTTAGGAATATTGAACTGCTATTGAGCTTAATGGGAACCTAGGATCAAGAATTAAGGTAGCAGATAATGTTGGTTATTGTTGAATATGGCCGTTATTTTCATGAGATACCTGGTTTtcattttaagaaagaatgAGACTTAACTTTATGAATGTGGAGTAATAAATGTTATATCGTGatctttgtttttgaattttgtaatttaaaggATTTTGGTCGGATTGGTGAGGTGAGGATACGGTATCATTACGTGTGCTTTGGTCCATCATTTGATTGTTTAGTTTCACGACAAAGAACTTTGATCCTTCAAAGTGCACGTTTATTGGTCAAGCATTACGTGTGCTTTGGTCAATCATTTGATGTTTAGTTTCATGACAAAGAGCTTTGATCCTTCAAAGTGCACGTGTATTGCTCAATCGTTACATGTGCTTTGGTCTGTCATTTGATCATTTACTTTCACGACAAGGAACTTTGATCCTTCGAAGTGCACGTGTATTGGTCAAGCGTTACATGTGATTTGGTCAGTCATTTGATCATTTAATTTCACGACAAGGAACTTTGATCCTTCAAAGTGCATGTGCATTGCTCCCCTGGGTAAAGGGTTGCACAAACATGTTAATAATAGCATTGTTGTTGCCTTAAGAATGTTTGGTGTAGCCTACTTAATTTTGTATTTGTCGTTACCttgaaaattttaggattaGATTGCTTCTATGCAATGATTATGACAGACATGGAAGATGTCTTGTAGCTTGTCGGGATCCATACTTTATGTCAATTTAACATTTGTTGGTGGCAGCAGCTAATAATGGAAGATATTGTTGGTTGATCAGTAGCTTCTCTTCTGTTGCCTCCACAATAATAGTATTTTCTTTGTCATCACATGGAGTTTGTCAAAATtagattaataatatataatggACACGGGAAATGTAATGTAGTTTGTCGGTATCTAAGGAGTATCCATAGTTCTCATCAATTAAAAACGTGTTGATGGTGTCAAAGGACATGGTCAGTAGATCCATGTCTTTCCTTTTGTGGTGTTGGCAACCAAGCAACTGCATCTGAATGGATCAAAATGACAGAATGCTCCCTTTATAGTGTATATCTAAAGCTCTTAATTGTGTTATCTCTCAACTTGTGTAATTTATTGCTATGGATATAGATTTAGAATGATGTTCTGTtatccaaagtccaaacattTTTGGATGACCTTAATGGCGTGTTTGGATGGCAGGATTTGGGCacatggatttggatttgggagATTAAAATCCAAGTACCTTGTTTGAATAGTTTACAAAGGGTCAAGGATTTGGATTAGAAAAATCTGCCAAGGATTTTAAACCTTAAAATTCTTGAATTCAAAATAACTTCTAAACCCGTAGAATTTTAGAAATCCATATGACATACTTAAATATTTATGGATTTGGAATTAAGGCATTTCAAATCCGtcactttaaaattaaaatccaaattcaagtATCCAAATGCAACCTATATGATAGCCTTACAAGCATTTTAGATGAGGGCCTTACACTGATGACACCCAATGTACATTCATATATAGCCCAAGAAATGGTTGTGGACCACCAAAGTGGGTGGGGCTTTTGAACTAGCCAATCAGGTTGCTAGAGTTGGCAACAACTAGTTTGCTGGGTGTTTGGTGAACTGAGCAACCATAACTTGGCCTTAGATATAAGTAagagagccttgtagctcaactggttGGCACATCTTGGTATTTCTAACTGAGACATCCAGAATTCAAATCCTCCCACCCTCAAGTAtggaattatcaaaaaaaaaaaaaaaaaaaaaaaaaattctatagcaacaatttttctaaaaatagtctAAATCTATTAGAGATAGTAATATGTTAGAAATTAATAATGTCAAGGAGATCAGTATTTGGTTTCATATCTGAATGTACAACACAGGAATAGTTATTCTATGTGCCTGATCTTAGCGCCTTACTGGTTTGTAAGAATCTTAATCAGGTCTTGTTTTCATAATCAATTGTGTGTGTAACATaccaatttatttaattatttttttttataaaaataaaaaaattggaattggTTGGTTTGTGTGGATAAAATATCACATTTAAACTGTGGGCAACCACTTTTCCCAAATCAGTTATACAGATTATGGTgccaatatatatttttttccttcatagaacttgaattgaattttttttattaggaaaaaaaatctaatttaaattgaagatctctctctctctctctctcttgataaGTAAATAGAAGATCTCATAATTAAAAGTACAAAAGAAACAATAATGGAAGGAAAATGACTAGTAGCACTGAAATCCGTCATAAATTGTTGAAAACCAATAGAAAGAACTTGTAGCTTACCGAATATAGTGATCAATCAATCGACCCAACGATATATGAAAATAATCTTAGCCAAAGCAGTCAAAATATTTTAGCGTTTACTCAAATAGCAATTAAATTATACAAAGGCAATAACTATGGTAAGAGTTAAGATATCGATGACACACTTTAACACTTAATGTAGACCAAAGTTTAGAGGAATTAAGGAGTTGCTTATTACAACTAGATTATTCTTGCATTCTacatttgtatttatttttttaatttgtcaaCTAGAGCTATCATTTTTCCACCTGAGGTGTGGACCGTGAAATGTGTAATTGCAGTAATTGATTTGTGACCGCCCTATTTTTCATGAAAACTGCATGTTGCTCTAATTACATTaagtaatttttagatttactAATATTTGGATATCAGGAAACTGAAAGTGAGGAAGGTGATGAAGTAGATGATGATGTTGAGGAAGAATATGAAAATGAGCCAGGGGCAACACTTGAAACTGCTGAGCCTGTTATTACAAAGCCTCCTGAGGCTTCTTTGGCTCCTAAAGATGCAGAAAGGCAGCTTTCAAAGAAGGAACTGAAGAAAAAAGAGCTTGAAGAACTCGAAGCTGTTCTTGCTGAATTAGGATATACCAGCAAAGAGACCAGTGGCCAAGATGATACCCATGGTAATTTGGCATTTACTTTCATATGTAGGCATAGCATTTGGTTTTTTCTTCTGCTAACGAAGGATGTTCAGGATTATTTATTAGCAATGTacttaatttaaattatgaaattgatGCATTATCTTCTAAAATTTAAACACCCATGTTGTTAAGAAGTTCAGAAATCCTGAACGATAATAATTTAGTTGTTATTTAAGTAGAATTAATTTTCATGTGATAAATGGGTTATCTATATAATGTTAGCAATCGTGTCTATTTCGGGACTAAGGCCTTGTTGGCTGCTTCTTGTTATTATATTCAACATTATAATTATAGTAGGACAGGAGGCAGTAATTTATTTGTCCTTCAAAATATGAAGTTTGTATCTACTGGCCGTTTTTTGCTATGAACATAAATGCTTTCTTTTGGCTAATAATTAACTTTTGCTAGAACTACTACTGATCAATTTGATTGTTCTATTGGCATGTCTCTCCTAATTACATTTAATTTGTTTGctttgttgatttaattttttatttttcttttggctgATTACCTCGTGGTTTTTCCTAAATGAAATGATTTTGGCGTAGCAGGTATTTCACAAGAGAAGAAAGCAGAGAATCTAAATGGAGAGTTAGATAAGAAGGAGAATGCTACAGGGGAAAGCAAAAgtgcaaaaaagaagaaaaagaaggataaATCTTTAAAGGAGCTAAAAGAATCCCAGGACCAGCCTGATGGCACTGATGCTGGAAATGCAACAGAAGAAGCTGCTGGGAGTGAGAAGGCAGAAGATGCATCTTCTATTGATGTTAAGGAGCGGCTAAAAAAAGTTACAtctatgaagaagaaaaaaacatcaAGCAAAGAGATGGATGCTGCTGCCCGAGCTGCTGCAAGTGAGGCTGCTGCTAGAAATGCAAGGCTTGCTGCagcaaagaaaaaggagaagaatCACTACAATCAGCAGCCAGTGCGGTAAGCTGGCGAGATCCTTGgtttttgtaatttctttttctcatatATGAACATGTACTCTTGGTTCATTTGGTGAATGCAAAATAAACATTGGAAACTGGTTTTGTGAAGTTGAGTTTCATGAAGATACTTCTAGTTTTACTTCAGGCAAAGggtaaaaaaaaggttatttatATATCTTCCGTTGTTTTGTCATCATTGTTGTTGCTTATGTGTATCACCTGATCTTGAATAATTGTTGCTCCATATTGATTTCAAGTTGGTACTTGGTAGTAGTCTTCTTTGGCTGTTGCTTACATCCAAAGTGTTAGTTTGTGTGTTTATAGGCATGATCAGACAGGTTCCTATGTAGATGTCAAGGTGCGCACAGCTGAAATTTGAGCTAGTAAAGATTTGAGAGATTGGAATATAGGATGATTTGGTTACTAACCTAAGGTCCTTCAAAGAGTTACATCTTAGGGTATGTTGGGAAATTGGAAgttcataaaatatattttttctaaaattaggaagcaaagaaatatataatttaactaTTATATCATTTagcttttatttctttttccttgtaaTAGGAATAAAATTAGTCTTTTACAtcgatttattttttttgataggtgatCTTTTACATCAATTTCATTAAACGAATATGTGTTTATCCCACTTTTGGGAGGAATTCAGAAGGGTTGGGATGGGATTTATCTTCCCTCCTagtcatttctttctttcccactaaacttccaaacatgaGAATGGATAAAATATTCCGTAAATTTCCCTTTCAGTTCAGTGTAGTTCATTCCTTTCCCTCTCTCCTAAGCaaagttgttattgttgatCATGGGTATATCTCCAGGTCACTTCAGAtctttcaaattattttatattgaatAAGGTTACTACTTGTCAACTTGGTAGTCTTccaaattatttcttttttaatgtgttTGGCACATGGTAATCTTCATTATAAAATTtgcctttttggtttttttctttgtgggtGGGTGTTCCatattttcttgatttcttctACTTATTACATGTTGGCATGTTTTTCCCTCACAAGTTTTGGGATTTGTGATCATCTAGTACGTTAAAATAGTTTGGATTTTGGAATTTAGTCATGCACTCATTGACAAGATTAGAGTAATAATTTGGTGAACGTGCAAGGATGATTTTAAGTGAGAAAATGATGCACCTTAAGGAACGGCAGATTCAGGTGATAGAATAAAAAGAACGAGTAAGATATAacttatttataatgatttggcaatttttatccaataaaattataatcatTTGGAAtgatcttatttttaattatttatgaaattaaatgtttacaatatttatgaaattcatCACCATACAggattaattattaaaaattgagTTATCTTCATGATGAAGTTGCAAATACGTCAAGATTCTGCAGGATTAATTCCATTGTGACCggattaaaataatacagtAGTCTTATAAAATTTCATAGTTCCTAAACCTCATTTCTTCGTGTAGCTTTATTATGGTTGTGCGAGTAGGTCTGTCAAGAAGGTACGGATTATAGGTTTGTTTGTTAACaacaattcaataaaaagagAAGCAGGTGAATATCACACAAAGACGCAAATATATTATCAGTGAAATTCAACAGATTAATCAAATTGATAATTTTCAGTTCATGAATGATATCACCACCAACTGCTCTACACCAATATAACTTTATAATCCCCATCTATTTAGCCCAAACATCTTTGTATGTCAAAGCTAAAACTTTCTTCTACAAATGCCACCGGTTGGTGTGGGATCTCTCAGCACTCTCTCATGGATCTTCCGTGGGTTCAAGAGCTCCATTTCACTCACCTGAAAATTGCTATAACCATTGATCGTATGTTTCCTGTCATGCCCTCAGGGCCTATTCCTGCTCAGCCAGGTGACACCCTTTACCTCTCTAACCTCGATGACATGATTGGAGCACGTGTTTTCACTCctacaatatatttttatgagcCTGCAGCTGACATGAATTCCAGCCAAAAACCTGTCATGAAAATACTATGTGATTCTCTTGCTGAAGTACTAGTCCCTTACTATCCTTTATCAGGCAGGCTTAGAGAGACCAAGAATGGAAAGTTAGAAGTGTTTTTTGGACCAAACCAAGGAGTACTCATGGTTGAGGCACACTCTAAAATGGCCTTAGCAGATTTAGGAGACCTCACAGTGCCAAACCCTGGTTGGGAACCCTTGATCTTCAAGTTCCCTGATGAGGAGCCATACAAAGTTCTTGACATGCCATTAGTCATAGCTCAGGTAACCCTTTTTAGCTGTGGTGGCTTTAGCCTAGGATTGAGACTTTGCCATTGTATTTGTGATGGACTTGGTGCCATGCAATTGTTTAGGGCATGGGCTGCCACAGCAAAAGCAGGTACCATAATAGCAAAACCTGAGCCACGTTGGGAAAGGGAAATCTTTCTACCTCGCAACCCTCCACTGGTGAAATTTCCACATGTTGAGTTTATGAGAATTGAAGAGGGCTCAAGCCTGACTATGACTTTGTGGCAAACCAAGCCTGTTCAGAAGTGTTACCGGGTTAGCCAGGAATTCCAGTCTCATCTGAAAACTCTGGCTCAACCAGATGATGTATGCACTACCTTTGATGCTATGGCTGCACATATATGGAGATCATGGGTGAAAGCACTTGATGTCAGACCACTAGACTACGAGCTTAGGCTTACATTTTCTGTCAATGCTCGCCAAAAGCTGCATAACCCACCATTAAAAGAAGGGTTTTACGGCAATGTGGTGTGTGTGGCTTGTGCAACAAGTACTGTCTCAGAGCTTGTGAATGGCCAGATTTCGGACACAACCTGTGTAGTTCGTGAAGCTCGACTCAATGTTTCAGAGGAGTATTTGAGGTCTACAGTGGATTACATTGAGGCAGTCAGGCCAAAAAGGCTTGAATTTGGAGGGAAATTGACAATTACCCAATGGACTAGATTTTCCATTTATGAGTCTGCAGATTTTGGATGGGGAAGGCCAGTATATGCAGGCCCTATAGACCTGACTCCCACACCACAAGTTTGTGTCATCCTCCCAGAAGGAAAGGCTGATCATCATGGGACAGTGGTGGTATGCATTTGCTTGCCAGAGGCCGCTATTGATAAATTTACTGAGTATTTGTGTATGATGGATTCAAGCAATGCAAGTCATATATAAATACTAATAAGCTACTACATTAAGATGATGCTTTGAAAATAAAGCATCAAAGCATGATGCATATAGTTCATAATGATAAATACTCGTTCCAGTTGTCTCAACAAGGTTGACGTTTTAATGGCAACATCTTGGagaataaaattcattttgatTTACTACCTGGTGCTTGCTCCCCTTCCCATCTGTTTTAGATTTCCTTTCAAAGAAAAGTTGGGAAGGTAAGACGTAGCTACCTTCAAGTTCTATGTTTCGATTAGCATTTGATTGTCAAAGAATCTATTGAGACAAATGT
This DNA window, taken from Quercus robur chromosome 2, dhQueRobu3.1, whole genome shotgun sequence, encodes the following:
- the LOC126715279 gene encoding uncharacterized protein LOC126715279 isoform X2; its protein translation is MVGGGSRRDESVVINSTNVFAALGSLKKKKKDKDQSQQGSSSKAKKNEEKKEKELIWTPAKLNVKSWADVDDDDEDDYYATTASAAAPPDSPWAAVAVKESDAEPVDEETESEEGDEVDDDVEEEYENEPGATLETAEPVITKPPEASLAPKDAERQLSKKELKKKELEELEAVLAELGYTSKETSGQDDTHGISQEKKAENLNGELDKKENATGESKSAKKKKKKDKSLKELKESQDQPDGTDAGNATEEAAGSEKAEDASSIDVKERLKKVTSMKKKKTSSKEMDAAARAAASEAAARNARLAAAKKKEKNHYNQQPVR
- the LOC126715279 gene encoding uncharacterized protein LOC126715279 isoform X1, which codes for MVGGGSRRDESVVINSTNVFAALGSLKKKKKDKDQSQQGSSSKAKKNEEKKEKELIWTPAKLNVKSWADVDDDDEDDYYATTASAAAPPDSPWAAVAVKESDAEPVDEETESEEGDEVDDDVEEEYENEPGATLETAEPVITKPPEASLAPKDAERQLSKKELKKKELEELEAVLAELGYTSKETSGQDDTHAGISQEKKAENLNGELDKKENATGESKSAKKKKKKDKSLKELKESQDQPDGTDAGNATEEAAGSEKAEDASSIDVKERLKKVTSMKKKKTSSKEMDAAARAAASEAAARNARLAAAKKKEKNHYNQQPVR
- the LOC126715280 gene encoding fatty alcohol:caffeoyl-CoA acyltransferase, with protein sequence MSKLKLSSTNATGWCGISQHSLMDLPWVQELHFTHLKIAITIDRMFPVMPSGPIPAQPGDTLYLSNLDDMIGARVFTPTIYFYEPAADMNSSQKPVMKILCDSLAEVLVPYYPLSGRLRETKNGKLEVFFGPNQGVLMVEAHSKMALADLGDLTVPNPGWEPLIFKFPDEEPYKVLDMPLVIAQVTLFSCGGFSLGLRLCHCICDGLGAMQLFRAWAATAKAGTIIAKPEPRWEREIFLPRNPPLVKFPHVEFMRIEEGSSLTMTLWQTKPVQKCYRVSQEFQSHLKTLAQPDDVCTTFDAMAAHIWRSWVKALDVRPLDYELRLTFSVNARQKLHNPPLKEGFYGNVVCVACATSTVSELVNGQISDTTCVVREARLNVSEEYLRSTVDYIEAVRPKRLEFGGKLTITQWTRFSIYESADFGWGRPVYAGPIDLTPTPQVCVILPEGKADHHGTVVVCICLPEAAIDKFTEYLCMMDSSNASHI